A genomic region of Mus musculus strain C57BL/6J chromosome 7, GRCm38.p6 C57BL/6J contains the following coding sequences:
- the 2200002J24Rik gene encoding uncharacterized protein LOC69147 isoform X1, translated as MGVGTKIKNLEAQIASVQPAYQRLPRSETVMLIALPAPAKDYLCLSITAFCFCILLAIPALLFSLKLKKMKKSSGEIVYCGKVFEKSPLRVKNFGIWLHYDSRSGTHNMYQEYRDLTTAGAVTQCYLDMGARHCAHAHSIQFTKVKEIATGKCHRPAVKQFHSKIKFPLSHHVLRRQHKPCFTSKSPHTFF; from the exons ATGGGGGTTGGGACCAAAATCAAGAACCTGGAAGCCCAGATCGCATCAGTGCAACCGGCCTATCAGAGATTGCCCAGGTCAGAGACAGTCATGCTGATTGCCTTGCCTGCCCCAGCGAAGGATTACCTCTGTCTGTCCATCACAGCCTTCTGCTTCTGCATCCTGCTGGCGATTCCAGCCCTGCTGTTCTCCCTTAAG ctgaagaaaatgaagaagtcaTCCGGGGAGATTGTGTACTGCGGGAAGGTGTTTGAGAAGTCACCCCTGCGCGTGAAGAACTTTGGCATTTGGCTGCACTATGACTCCCGCAGTGGCACACACAACATGTACCAGGAGTATCGGGACCTGACCACTGCTGGTGCAGTCACACAGTGCTACCTAGACATGGGTGCCCGACACTGTGCCCATGCCCACTCCATCCAGTTCACGAAGGTGAAAGAGATTGCAACTGGCAAATGCCATCGGCCAGCTGTCAAGCAGTTCCACTCCAAGATCAAATTCCCACTGTCCCACCATGTGTTGCGGCGCCAGCACAAGCCATGCTTCACCTCCAAGAGTCCCCACACCTTCTTCTAG
- the 2200002J24Rik gene encoding uncharacterized protein LOC69147 — protein MGVGTKIKNLEAQIASVQPAYQRLPRSETVMLIALPAPAKDYLCLSITAFCFCILLAIPALLFSLKTREANSVGDWRRAQRNSTLALGFGVSSILVGCILMASSIRLISL, from the exons ATGGGGGTTGGGACCAAAATCAAGAACCTGGAAGCCCAGATCGCATCAGTGCAACCGGCCTATCAGAGATTGCCCAGGTCAGAGACAGTCATGCTGATTGCCTTGCCTGCCCCAGCGAAGGATTACCTCTGTCTGTCCATCACAGCCTTCTGCTTCTGCATCCTGCTGGCGATTCCAGCCCTGCTGTTCTCCCTTAAG ACCCGGGAAGCCAACTCTGTTGGAGATTGGAGGCGAGCCCAGAGGAACTCCACGCTGGCCTTGGGCTTCGGTGTCTCCAGCATCCTTGTGGGATGCATTTTGATGGCCAGCTCTATTAGATTAATTAGTCTTTGA